A part of Deinococcus sp. KNUC1210 genomic DNA contains:
- the gabT gene encoding 4-aminobutyrate--2-oxoglutarate transaminase, which yields MTQGRTTQDYLEDRRQYVARGVSNGHSVITARAENARLWDVDGREYIDFVGGIGVLNVGHNHPRVVAAIREQAELFLHTCFQVAMYPGYIDLIRRLAQRAPIAGAVKGALFSTGAEATENAIKMARSYTGRPAVISFTHSFHGRTLMGMSLTGKASYYKQNFGPFAPEVYHAPAPYAYRGVSSEQALERLHELLRTTVDASQVAAIIIEPVMGEGGFLPIPFDFLRGLRDLCTEHGIVFIADEVQSGIGRTGKFFAIEHSELEPDLIPFAKSIGGGLPISGVIGRAEIVDAPAPGGLGGTYAGNPLACAAANAVLDIFEQEDLLARSVQVGEVLRAGLDRMAARFPQIGEVRGLGAMLALELVEDRSSKTPATALAQKVVEAARERGLLLLKAGMYASVIRVLVPLTATDDDLREGLARLEAALEVATGAVAVGV from the coding sequence ATGACACAAGGCAGGACCACACAGGACTATCTGGAAGACCGGCGGCAGTATGTGGCGCGGGGCGTGTCCAACGGGCATTCCGTCATCACGGCGCGGGCCGAGAACGCCCGGCTCTGGGACGTGGACGGGCGCGAGTACATCGATTTCGTGGGCGGGATCGGCGTGCTGAACGTGGGCCACAACCACCCGCGTGTGGTGGCGGCCATCCGTGAGCAGGCTGAACTGTTTTTGCATACGTGCTTTCAGGTCGCCATGTACCCCGGCTACATCGATCTGATTCGTCGTCTGGCGCAGCGTGCCCCCATCGCGGGTGCGGTCAAGGGAGCGCTCTTCAGTACCGGGGCCGAGGCCACCGAGAACGCCATCAAGATGGCCCGCAGCTACACGGGTCGCCCGGCGGTCATCTCGTTCACGCATTCGTTTCACGGGCGCACCCTGATGGGCATGAGCCTGACCGGAAAGGCCAGCTATTACAAGCAGAATTTCGGTCCCTTCGCTCCCGAGGTGTACCACGCACCCGCCCCCTACGCGTACCGGGGCGTCAGCAGCGAGCAGGCGCTGGAACGGCTGCACGAACTGCTGCGAACCACCGTCGATGCCTCGCAGGTGGCGGCCATCATCATCGAACCGGTGATGGGGGAGGGCGGCTTTCTGCCGATTCCCTTCGATTTTCTGCGCGGGCTGCGTGACCTGTGTACCGAGCACGGGATCGTGTTTATTGCCGACGAGGTGCAGAGCGGAATCGGGCGGACCGGGAAGTTCTTCGCCATCGAGCACAGCGAGCTCGAACCCGACCTGATTCCTTTTGCCAAGAGCATCGGCGGCGGGCTGCCCATTTCCGGGGTGATCGGCAGGGCCGAGATCGTGGACGCGCCCGCACCGGGGGGGCTGGGCGGCACCTACGCGGGCAACCCGCTGGCCTGTGCCGCTGCCAATGCCGTGCTGGACATCTTCGAGCAGGAAGATTTGCTGGCCCGCTCGGTGCAGGTGGGTGAGGTGCTGCGGGCCGGACTCGACCGGATGGCCGCCCGCTTTCCGCAGATCGGTGAGGTGCGCGGCCTGGGGGCGATGCTGGCGCTGGAACTCGTCGAAGACCGCAGCAGCAAAACGCCCGCCACAGCACTGGCTCAGAAGGTGGTCGAGGCCGCCCGCGAGCGCGGATTGCTGCTGCTCAAGGCGGGCATGTACGCCAGTGTGATCCGGGTGCTGGTGCCGCTGACCGCCACCGACGACGACCTGCGCGAAGGGCTGGCCCGGCTGGAAGCGGCGCTGGAAGTGGCGACCGGGGCCGTGGCGGTGGGCGTGTAG
- a CDS encoding nitrilase → MSDVSDLTPHASSQNGRFVVVNSQAWMADGLTEVQRACFPDLSEAELMGPEHFRQHLQVFPEGQFAVWDHEQRRVAASSTDLRIDVDFAHYAHPYMEEVGNNTLSTHLPGGAWLYGADIGVHPDYRAQGLSTLLYGARQQLVRRLGLRGHVAGAMPKGYCQHADTMPIEEYVYRVGLNELKDPVLSVQLKRGYRVWGIIPDYLDDASCCNYGVFIIWRNPELGWPERARA, encoded by the coding sequence ATGAGTGACGTTTCCGACCTGACGCCCCACGCCAGCAGTCAGAACGGGCGCTTCGTGGTGGTCAACTCGCAGGCGTGGATGGCCGACGGACTGACCGAGGTGCAGCGGGCCTGCTTTCCCGATCTGAGCGAGGCCGAACTGATGGGCCCGGAGCATTTTCGCCAGCATCTACAGGTGTTCCCCGAAGGTCAGTTTGCCGTCTGGGACCACGAGCAGCGGCGCGTGGCCGCCAGCAGCACCGACCTGCGGATCGACGTGGATTTTGCCCACTATGCCCACCCGTATATGGAGGAGGTCGGCAACAACACCCTGAGTACCCATCTGCCCGGCGGCGCGTGGCTGTACGGCGCGGATATCGGCGTTCATCCGGACTACCGCGCCCAGGGTCTGAGTACGCTGCTGTACGGTGCGCGGCAGCAACTGGTGCGGCGGCTGGGACTGCGCGGGCATGTCGCTGGGGCAATGCCCAAAGGCTATTGCCAGCACGCCGACACCATGCCCATCGAAGAGTATGTGTACCGCGTGGGCCTGAACGAACTCAAGGACCCGGTGCTGAGCGTGCAGCTCAAGCGCGGCTACCGCGTCTGGGGCATCATTCCCGATTATCTGGACGACGCGAGCTGCTGCAATTACGGCGTGTTCATCATCTGGCGGAACCCGGAATTGGGCTGGCCGGAGCGTGCCCGTGCCTGA
- a CDS encoding SIS domain-containing protein, with translation MNDPLMLQEARETPQVVAQQLERNQDAVRRVAQAIRERQPAFGVTVARGSSDHACTVLKYALETRLGLSVASAHPSVYTLYGAAPRLGNALVVAVSQSGASPDVVETVRMARDQGALTVALVNVQDSDLGRAAEFVLPLQAGEERAVAATKSFLASLTAFLPVLADLTADQELQRALETLPQALTRTLALEGEARDRAEPYRYAESLIALGRGLHYGVAQEAALKLKETSGIHAEAYSAAEFSHGPKRLISEGVPLLAFTSRDAAGESARAAYQSLLKEGADLLALGTGAGPDAGRTLLVPATGHPLTDPVSAALAFYLFAAHLSLGRGLNPDAPPLLSKVTKTR, from the coding sequence ATGAACGACCCGCTGATGTTGCAGGAAGCCAGAGAGACGCCGCAGGTGGTGGCGCAACAGCTGGAGCGCAATCAGGACGCTGTTCGGCGCGTGGCGCAGGCGATCCGTGAACGGCAACCCGCGTTCGGCGTCACGGTGGCGCGGGGCAGCAGCGACCACGCCTGCACGGTGCTGAAATACGCGCTGGAAACGCGGCTGGGCCTGAGCGTGGCGAGCGCCCATCCCAGCGTCTACACGCTCTACGGCGCAGCGCCCCGCCTGGGAAATGCGCTGGTGGTGGCGGTATCGCAGTCGGGGGCCAGTCCGGACGTGGTGGAAACGGTCAGGATGGCGCGTGACCAGGGCGCTCTGACGGTCGCCCTGGTCAATGTGCAGGACAGTGATCTGGGCCGGGCTGCCGAATTCGTGCTGCCGCTTCAGGCAGGAGAGGAACGGGCAGTGGCGGCCACCAAGAGCTTTCTGGCGAGCCTGACCGCCTTTCTGCCGGTGCTGGCCGACCTGACCGCCGACCAGGAACTGCAACGCGCCCTCGAAACGCTGCCCCAGGCTCTGACGCGCACGCTGGCGCTGGAAGGCGAGGCACGTGACCGGGCCGAGCCGTACCGCTACGCCGAGAGCCTGATCGCGCTGGGGCGGGGGCTGCATTACGGCGTGGCGCAGGAAGCCGCGCTGAAGCTCAAGGAAACCAGTGGCATCCACGCCGAGGCGTACAGTGCTGCCGAGTTTTCGCACGGCCCGAAACGGCTGATCAGCGAGGGGGTGCCGCTGCTGGCCTTCACGAGCCGCGACGCAGCGGGCGAATCGGCACGGGCGGCCTATCAGAGTCTGCTGAAGGAGGGAGCCGACCTGCTGGCCCTGGGCACCGGCGCTGGCCCGGATGCGGGGCGCACGCTGCTCGTCCCGGCCACCGGGCACCCGCTGACCGATCCGGTGTCAGCGGCGCTGGCCTTCTATCTGTTCGCGGCGCACCTGTCGCTGGGGCGCGGCCTGAACCCGGACGCCCCGCCGCTGCTGAGCAAGGTGACGAAAACGCGGTAA
- a CDS encoding aspartate aminotransferase family protein: MPSIQLTTALPGPKSQAMQQRRRDHVTAALGQTVPLTVQSALGSLIHDVDGNTVIDLMGGIGVLAVGHNHPAVVQAITEQAQQAVNPGMLVVNHDNYAQVAELLNRHAPGDFRKKTILANGGAEAVENAVKIARYYTGRAGVVVFEGAYHGRTNLTMAMTSKYGLFKKNMGPFAPEVYRLHVPNMYRVPTGMTPEQYLQWSCDQLDFALTAYIDGSAIAAFVIEPVLGEGGIVPIPARFLEKVREVCDRVGAVMIADEIQSGSGRTGKLFAIEHSGVVPDLITVAKSLGAGLPISAVVGRAEIMDAPHLGAVGSTYGGGPLACAAAVASLNLLTDPAFLAGAERIEATVRRVFEDVQKDVPALGDIRGIGAMMAIEFVKDDAKTPWPELVMEIVGRSFRRGVIVMRAGLFTNAVRFLPALNIPQDQLEEALDIVADVVREVYREQTAQPVTA, encoded by the coding sequence ATGCCCAGCATCCAACTCACTACCGCCCTTCCCGGTCCCAAGTCTCAGGCCATGCAGCAGCGCCGCCGTGATCATGTGACCGCCGCACTCGGCCAGACCGTTCCCCTCACCGTGCAGTCGGCGCTCGGTTCGCTGATTCACGATGTGGACGGCAACACCGTCATCGACCTGATGGGCGGAATCGGCGTGCTGGCGGTGGGCCACAACCATCCCGCCGTCGTGCAGGCCATCACCGAGCAGGCGCAGCAGGCCGTCAATCCGGGGATGCTGGTGGTCAATCACGACAACTACGCGCAGGTGGCCGAGCTGCTCAATCGGCATGCTCCCGGCGACTTCCGCAAGAAGACCATTCTCGCCAACGGCGGCGCGGAAGCGGTGGAAAATGCCGTCAAGATCGCCCGCTATTACACCGGGCGGGCGGGCGTGGTGGTCTTTGAAGGCGCGTATCACGGGCGCACCAACCTGACGATGGCGATGACCAGCAAGTACGGCCTATTCAAGAAGAACATGGGGCCGTTTGCGCCCGAGGTCTACCGCCTGCACGTGCCGAACATGTACCGCGTGCCCACGGGCATGACGCCCGAGCAGTACCTCCAGTGGAGCTGTGATCAGCTCGATTTTGCGCTGACCGCGTATATCGACGGCTCGGCCATCGCCGCGTTTGTCATCGAGCCGGTGCTGGGTGAGGGCGGCATCGTGCCCATTCCCGCCCGGTTTCTGGAGAAGGTGCGTGAAGTGTGCGACCGGGTAGGCGCGGTCATGATCGCCGACGAGATTCAGAGCGGGTCGGGGCGCACTGGAAAGCTGTTCGCCATCGAACACAGCGGCGTCGTGCCGGATCTGATCACCGTCGCCAAGAGTCTGGGAGCCGGGCTGCCGATCAGTGCAGTGGTGGGCCGCGCCGAGATCATGGACGCGCCGCATCTGGGCGCGGTGGGCAGCACCTACGGCGGAGGGCCGCTCGCCTGTGCCGCCGCCGTCGCCAGCCTGAACCTGCTGACCGACCCGGCGTTTCTGGCGGGCGCGGAACGTATCGAAGCCACCGTGCGGCGCGTCTTTGAAGACGTGCAGAAGGACGTGCCCGCGCTGGGCGACATTCGCGGCATCGGGGCGATGATGGCGATCGAGTTCGTGAAGGACGACGCCAAGACTCCCTGGCCCGAACTCGTCATGGAGATCGTGGGGCGCAGCTTCCGGCGCGGCGTCATCGTGATGCGGGCGGGGCTGTTCACCAACGCCGTGCGCTTTCTGCCTGCCCTCAATATCCCGCAGGATCAGCTGGAAGAAGCGCTGGACATCGTGGCCGACGTGGTGCGCGAGGTCTACCGCGAACAGACGGCGCAGCCCGTGACGGCATGA
- a CDS encoding amidohydrolase, with product MPELLSRPDLLLHNAAFLTLNERQPHAEALLIRAGRIAAVGSLADVQAQAAPGTERCDLGGSVVTPGLNDAHIHVWKVGQLRTTSLDLRGLTERPELYRRVAERAATLQPGEWLVGRGWNEALLGGEGPTRRGLDEVAPHNPVLLTRTCAHIHAVNSPALEAARITASTSAPGGGEIQFAAGLLYETAFGLVTRAMPAPDVAQYERWILAGLTYLASLGLTSVTDPAVDPPLYAAYRALDARLELPIRVNLLYMRRPDGGAETYPLPEQSVSDRLRCDSVKFFTDGGLSGATAALAVPYHNTPEPTRGMLRFEDADLYALAEEAHAANWRIGAHAIGDRALDQLLNVYERLERTHPGGKRHRIEHFGLPDADHLRRAADLGVHAVPQAIFLHELRGNFARYLPPDYWARTYPLRSMLDAGLNVALSSDGPVVREVRPLMGLQAAVQEPMVPGQQLTALEALRAYTLGGALAQGDDDNRGTLESGKWADLSVLSADPLTHARPGEIEVRTSYVAGVEMESKTGVPAS from the coding sequence GTGCCTGAACTGCTTTCCCGTCCTGACCTGCTGCTGCACAACGCCGCCTTCCTGACGCTGAACGAGCGCCAGCCACACGCCGAAGCGCTGCTGATCCGTGCGGGTAGGATCGCGGCGGTGGGGTCGCTGGCCGACGTGCAGGCACAGGCGGCTCCCGGCACCGAGCGGTGCGATCTGGGCGGCAGCGTCGTGACGCCCGGTCTCAACGACGCGCATATTCACGTCTGGAAGGTGGGTCAGCTGCGTACCACCAGCCTCGATCTGCGCGGCCTGACCGAGCGGCCCGAGCTGTACCGCCGGGTGGCCGAGCGGGCTGCCACCCTCCAGCCGGGAGAGTGGCTGGTAGGGCGCGGCTGGAACGAGGCGCTGCTGGGCGGCGAAGGCCCGACCCGCCGGGGGCTGGACGAGGTTGCGCCGCATAACCCGGTGCTCCTGACGCGCACCTGTGCCCACATTCACGCGGTCAATTCGCCCGCGCTGGAAGCCGCCCGTATCACGGCCAGCACGTCCGCGCCGGGGGGCGGCGAGATTCAGTTCGCGGCGGGGCTGCTGTACGAGACGGCGTTCGGCCTCGTCACCCGCGCCATGCCCGCCCCCGACGTCGCACAGTACGAACGCTGGATTCTGGCGGGCCTGACGTATCTGGCCTCGCTCGGTCTGACCAGCGTGACCGATCCTGCCGTCGATCCGCCGCTCTACGCCGCTTACCGGGCGCTGGACGCACGCCTAGAGCTGCCGATCCGCGTCAATCTGCTGTACATGCGCCGCCCCGACGGCGGAGCCGAAACGTATCCGCTGCCCGAACAGTCCGTCTCGGACAGGCTGCGCTGCGACAGCGTCAAGTTCTTCACCGACGGCGGCCTGAGCGGGGCGACGGCGGCGCTGGCGGTTCCCTACCACAACACGCCCGAACCCACGCGGGGCATGCTCCGCTTCGAAGACGCCGATCTGTACGCGCTGGCCGAGGAAGCGCACGCGGCGAACTGGCGCATTGGGGCACACGCCATCGGTGACCGGGCGCTGGATCAACTGCTGAACGTCTACGAGCGGCTGGAACGCACACATCCGGGCGGAAAGCGGCACCGCATCGAGCATTTCGGGCTGCCGGATGCCGACCACCTGCGCCGCGCCGCCGATCTGGGCGTTCACGCGGTTCCGCAGGCCATCTTTCTCCACGAACTGCGCGGCAATTTTGCCCGTTACCTGCCGCCCGACTACTGGGCGCGGACCTATCCGCTGCGCTCGATGCTGGACGCCGGGCTGAACGTGGCCCTGAGTTCCGATGGCCCGGTGGTCCGCGAGGTGCGCCCGTTGATGGGGTTACAGGCGGCGGTGCAGGAACCGATGGTGCCGGGGCAGCAGCTCACGGCGCTCGAAGCGCTGCGGGCGTATACCCTGGGCGGCGCATTGGCGCAGGGCGACGATGACAATCGCGGCACCCTGGAAAGCGGAAAATGGGCCGATCTGAGCGTGCTCAGCGCCGATCCACTCACCCACGCTCGCCCAGGCGAAATCGAAGTGCGAACAAGCTATGTGGCGGGCGTGGAAATGGAAAGTAAAACCGGCGTCCCTGCCAGCTAG
- a CDS encoding NAD-dependent succinate-semialdehyde dehydrogenase: protein MTQSPPTRPELTDVPTGAFIAGEWRSLPRTFSVDTPFDGSELARVSDAGPQEAQEAIEAAVAAFDDWKADHFRRADLIQKWSDLIEVNTDRMARVMALEMGKPVGECRAEIGGGLMYIRYYVDAARHISGERVSSRFAHKRGLTRSEPVGVVYAVTPWNFPMSMIARKAGPALAAGCPMILKPAEQSPLTALLLADLWKQAGGPAGTLQVLATSQPAEFSAPFFDDARVRKITFTGSTDVGRRLYAQAAPTLKKVSLELGGHAPTLVFPDADLDLAVRESMVAKFRNAGQTCITANRFYVHESVVDEFAAKFAEAASKLKMGDPLEAGTEIGPLVDEQGHAKVAAHVQDAVERGATALAGGESGGGRFFQPTVLKGVQPGTRLLKEETFGPVAPIVSFSSDEEAVKLANDSEYGLAAYVFTRDLSRAFRVTEALEYGIIGVNDGGPVGAAPQAPFGGFKSSGVGKEGGHWGIEEYLQVKYIGFGI, encoded by the coding sequence ATGACCCAATCTCCCCCAACCCGCCCCGAACTCACAGACGTTCCCACCGGAGCCTTTATCGCTGGCGAGTGGCGCAGCCTGCCGCGCACCTTCAGCGTCGATACTCCGTTCGACGGCTCCGAACTCGCCCGCGTTTCCGACGCTGGCCCCCAGGAAGCGCAGGAGGCCATCGAAGCGGCAGTGGCAGCCTTCGACGACTGGAAGGCCGACCACTTCAGACGCGCTGACCTGATTCAGAAGTGGTCGGATCTGATCGAGGTGAATACTGACCGCATGGCCCGTGTGATGGCGCTGGAAATGGGCAAGCCGGTAGGCGAGTGCAGAGCCGAGATCGGCGGCGGCCTGATGTACATCCGTTATTACGTGGACGCCGCCCGCCACATCTCCGGTGAGCGCGTGTCCAGCCGCTTTGCCCACAAGCGCGGTCTGACCCGCAGCGAACCCGTGGGCGTGGTCTACGCCGTGACGCCCTGGAATTTCCCGATGTCGATGATCGCCCGCAAAGCTGGCCCGGCACTGGCGGCAGGCTGCCCGATGATTCTCAAGCCCGCCGAGCAGAGCCCGCTGACTGCGCTGCTGCTGGCCGACCTGTGGAAGCAGGCGGGTGGCCCTGCCGGAACCTTGCAGGTGCTGGCGACCTCCCAGCCTGCCGAGTTCAGCGCGCCGTTCTTCGACGATGCCCGTGTTCGCAAGATCACCTTTACCGGCAGCACCGACGTGGGCCGCCGCCTGTACGCCCAGGCCGCTCCGACCCTGAAAAAAGTGAGTCTGGAACTCGGCGGGCACGCGCCCACGCTGGTCTTTCCCGATGCCGATCTGGACCTGGCAGTGCGCGAAAGCATGGTTGCCAAGTTCCGTAACGCGGGCCAGACCTGCATCACCGCCAACCGCTTCTATGTGCATGAAAGCGTGGTAGACGAATTTGCCGCGAAATTTGCCGAGGCCGCCAGCAAACTGAAGATGGGCGATCCTCTCGAAGCAGGTACCGAGATTGGCCCGCTGGTCGATGAGCAGGGCCACGCGAAGGTGGCGGCGCACGTTCAGGACGCTGTCGAGCGCGGCGCAACGGCGCTGGCGGGCGGTGAGTCGGGCGGCGGACGCTTCTTCCAGCCCACCGTCCTGAAGGGCGTGCAGCCGGGAACGCGCCTGCTGAAAGAGGAAACGTTCGGTCCGGTGGCTCCCATCGTCAGCTTTTCCAGCGACGAGGAAGCAGTGAAATTGGCGAACGATTCCGAGTATGGACTGGCCGCCTACGTCTTTACCCGCGACCTGTCACGGGCCTTCAGAGTGACCGAGGCGCTGGAATACGGCATCATCGGCGTCAATGACGGCGGCCCGGTGGGAGCGGCTCCACAGGCTCCGTTCGGCGGCTTCAAGAGCAGCGGCGTCGGCAAGGAAGGCGGACACTGGGGCATCGAAGAGTACCTGCAGGTGAAGTACATCGGCTTTGGCATCTGA
- the nagA gene encoding N-acetylglucosamine-6-phosphate deacetylase: MTTLRGQLVTPAGLQDGELTFGRSIEALTVTPVLGARRYILPGFIDAHVHGGGGGDTMDGLPGIETLARMHAQRGTTTLLPTTITNPWEQVLEALHAVRQAATRGVSGGADIPGAHLEGPFISPLRLGAQPPETLLPTPERLKEVLDTGIVRAVTLAPELPGALDAVRAFASAGVRVGIGHTAASFEQTRAALDAVQEAGGQSCSTHLYNAMGTLQGREPGVLGALLGDERVFHELILDGHHLHPGSVRLALHCAPGRTTLISDAMRAAGLGDGESELGGQPVRVIGGAARLENGSLAGSVLTLDVALRNALALGLSLSDVSDMLSATPARSLNLHDRGRLEVGLRADVVVLDEAFEVQEVYVAGERVPLGVKA, from the coding sequence ATGACCACGCTGCGGGGCCAACTCGTCACGCCTGCTGGACTGCAAGACGGGGAACTGACGTTCGGGCGCAGCATCGAAGCACTGACCGTCACACCTGTCCTCGGCGCACGGCGCTACATCCTGCCAGGATTTATCGACGCCCATGTTCACGGAGGCGGGGGCGGCGACACCATGGACGGGCTGCCGGGCATCGAAACACTGGCCCGCATGCACGCACAGCGCGGCACCACCACCCTGCTGCCCACCACCATCACAAATCCCTGGGAACAGGTGTTGGAGGCGCTGCACGCCGTTCGGCAGGCTGCCACACGGGGCGTCAGCGGGGGCGCAGATATTCCCGGCGCTCATCTGGAAGGACCGTTTATCAGTCCTCTGCGGCTCGGGGCACAGCCGCCCGAGACCCTGCTGCCCACCCCCGAACGGCTGAAAGAAGTGCTGGACACCGGGATCGTGCGGGCCGTGACGCTGGCTCCAGAGCTGCCCGGCGCACTGGACGCCGTCCGTGCATTCGCGTCGGCAGGAGTGCGGGTCGGCATCGGGCACACGGCGGCGAGCTTCGAACAGACGCGGGCAGCGCTGGACGCCGTACAGGAAGCAGGGGGACAGAGTTGCAGCACACACCTGTACAACGCGATGGGGACGTTGCAGGGGCGCGAACCGGGGGTGCTGGGGGCGCTGCTGGGCGACGAACGCGTTTTCCACGAGCTGATTCTGGATGGACATCATCTGCATCCGGGGAGCGTACGACTGGCCCTGCACTGTGCGCCGGGACGGACGACGCTGATCAGCGACGCGATGCGGGCGGCGGGGCTGGGCGACGGCGAGAGCGAGCTGGGCGGTCAGCCGGTCAGGGTGATCGGCGGCGCGGCGCGGCTGGAAAACGGATCGCTGGCCGGAAGCGTGCTGACGCTCGACGTGGCCCTGAGAAACGCGCTGGCACTGGGCCTGAGCCTGAGTGACGTGAGCGACATGCTGAGCGCCACACCCGCACGTTCCCTGAATCTGCACGACCGGGGCCGCCTGGAAGTGGGGCTGCGGGCCGATGTGGTGGTGCTGGACGAAGCATTCGAGGTGCAGGAAGTGTATGTGGCGGGCGAACGCGTGCCGCTGGGGGTGAAGGCATGA
- a CDS encoding glycoside hydrolase family 3 N-terminal domain-containing protein, translated as MPQAESQLFPNRALIVDLPGPDLDPASADLLREYGFGGVCLFARNVSTPERTARLVSDIRSILGPDALIGIDQEGGAVLRRLDVPMPPAPMGLSAALLGLSEDEQRTQAFLAGAIAARGLLELGINWNYAPDLDVNVNPLNPVIGERSFGADPQVVARLGVAWAQGSEAAGVLSAVKHFPGHGDTFQDSHLTLPTVAKSRSELEATEWLPFHAAVNAGVGSIMTAHIIYPALDSERPATLSAAVLTGLLRDEWSYDGVVVTDATDMKAIRDHYPNGQAGPLALIAGADAALSCGHGDDTTHREHAAAMQRAVASGDLSEARLGQALARLQRAAQRFPGTPRPYTDAQKQADQAQVEAWGRASITRTGTVEALDPAEPVLLLVSQGAGAGGPYGEFLSGAALTTALQRALPHLQMALLPVNDTLPALKLLGEFPNAPVLLATTDRWSIPPTYRELTPLLQTRRTIQLALWNPYQALELPFPALISYGFRRGNLDALSHALISGEAPGHLPFQVLQEQA; from the coding sequence GTGCCACAAGCCGAATCTCAGCTGTTCCCCAACCGCGCCCTGATCGTCGATCTTCCCGGCCCCGACCTCGACCCCGCCAGCGCCGACCTGCTGCGCGAGTACGGGTTCGGGGGCGTGTGCCTGTTCGCCCGCAATGTCAGCACACCGGAGCGCACCGCCCGCCTGGTCAGCGATATCCGCAGCATCCTGGGGCCAGACGCACTCATCGGCATCGACCAGGAGGGAGGCGCGGTGCTGCGCCGCCTGGACGTGCCGATGCCGCCCGCCCCGATGGGCCTGAGTGCGGCGCTGCTCGGACTGTCTGAAGACGAGCAGCGCACCCAGGCGTTTCTGGCCGGAGCCATCGCTGCACGTGGGCTGCTCGAACTGGGCATCAACTGGAATTACGCGCCCGACCTCGACGTGAACGTGAACCCGCTGAACCCGGTGATCGGAGAACGGAGTTTCGGAGCTGACCCGCAGGTCGTGGCGCGGCTGGGTGTGGCCTGGGCGCAGGGTTCGGAAGCGGCGGGCGTACTGAGTGCGGTCAAGCACTTTCCGGGGCACGGCGACACCTTTCAGGACAGCCACCTGACCCTGCCCACCGTCGCCAAGTCGCGCAGCGAACTGGAAGCGACCGAGTGGCTGCCGTTTCATGCCGCTGTGAACGCCGGAGTCGGCAGCATCATGACGGCGCACATCATCTATCCGGCGCTGGACAGCGAGCGGCCTGCCACCCTGTCTGCCGCCGTGCTGACCGGACTGCTGCGAGACGAATGGAGCTATGACGGTGTGGTCGTGACCGACGCCACCGATATGAAAGCCATCCGCGATCATTACCCGAACGGGCAGGCCGGGCCGCTGGCCCTGATCGCCGGGGCCGACGCCGCCCTGAGCTGTGGACACGGCGACGACACCACCCACCGGGAACACGCGGCCGCCATGCAGCGGGCGGTTGCCTCGGGAGACCTGTCGGAAGCGCGGCTGGGGCAGGCGCTCGCCAGACTCCAGCGGGCAGCCCAACGCTTTCCCGGTACGCCCAGACCGTACACCGACGCCCAGAAGCAGGCCGATCAGGCGCAGGTGGAGGCGTGGGGGCGGGCCTCGATCACGCGCACCGGAACAGTGGAGGCGCTGGACCCGGCAGAACCGGTGCTGCTGCTGGTGTCGCAGGGGGCGGGGGCAGGCGGTCCATACGGCGAATTCCTGTCGGGCGCGGCGCTGACGACGGCGCTGCAACGGGCGTTGCCACACCTCCAGATGGCCCTGCTTCCGGTTAACGACACCCTGCCCGCCCTGAAGCTGCTCGGTGAATTTCCGAACGCCCCGGTGCTGCTCGCCACGACAGACCGCTGGAGTATTCCACCTACCTACCGCGAACTGACTCCGCTGCTTCAGACGCGCCGCACCATCCAGCTTGCCCTCTGGAATCCGTATCAGGCGCTCGAATTGCCGTTTCCCGCCCTGATTTCCTACGGATTTCGGCGCGGCAATCTGGACGCGCTCTCGCACGCTCTGATCAGCGGTGAGGCACCGGGCCATCTGCCGTTTCAGGTGCTTCAGGAGCAGGCATGA